In Ruminiclostridium papyrosolvens DSM 2782, the following proteins share a genomic window:
- a CDS encoding DUF1934 domain-containing protein, with protein MSKDVIINVKGIQTGDDNDPNTLELITEGKYYQKGGNYYITYKESEVTGMEGTTTTLKVGEGIVTLMRFGKVNSQFVFQKGQKHVSSYNTEYGSFTIGVYANNVDININETGGEIRIGYQIEIDNQGSGRNDFYMLIREAGTANEKYKLGNTPAN; from the coding sequence ATGAGTAAAGATGTGATAATAAATGTAAAGGGTATTCAGACAGGCGACGATAATGACCCAAACACCCTTGAACTTATCACAGAAGGTAAGTACTATCAGAAGGGCGGTAATTATTACATTACCTACAAGGAAAGTGAAGTAACCGGTATGGAAGGGACTACCACCACCTTGAAGGTGGGTGAGGGTATTGTTACCCTGATGAGGTTTGGAAAGGTTAATTCACAGTTTGTTTTTCAGAAAGGCCAGAAGCATGTTTCAAGCTATAATACGGAGTACGGGAGTTTTACAATAGGGGTTTACGCAAATAATGTAGATATAAACATAAATGAAACAGGCGGAGAAATAAGAATAGGTTATCAGATTGAAATAGACAACCAAGGTTCAGGAAGAAATGATTTTTATATGTTAATCAGGGAGGCAGGAACTGCAAATGAAAAATATAAACTCGGAAATACGCCAGCAAATTAA
- the argS gene encoding arginine--tRNA ligase, with translation MKNINSEIRQQIKDAVINSINKSVETGELPSLEITDITIEIPREKGHGDFSTNVAMQITKTAKKAPRQIADTIIKNIITDGTYIKKVDCAGPGFINFTLDNSYLYETISIIEQEKENYGRIDIGNGKKVMVEFVSANPTGPLHMGNARGGALGDCIASVLDAAGYNVTREFLINDAGNQIEKFGTSLEARYIQLIKGEDAIEFPEDGYHGEDIAEHMRDFIAIHGDKYINTDSEERKKIFVDFALPRNIARIKEGLESYGIHFDVWFSEQTLHKSGEVAETIQLLKDRDCTVEKEGALWLKGSVIGSEKDEVLVRNNGIPTYFAADIAYHRNKFEKRGFEWVINLWGADHHGHVARMKAAMAAIGVDPDRLDVVLFQLVRLYRNGEIARMSKRTGKSISLMDLVEEVGRDGVRFFFNTKASGSHLDFDLDLAVKESNENPVFYVQYAHARICSMFKLLESEGIRLPAASEIKAELLDKLEELELIRKLSEYPDEVRISAETLEPSRLTRYVHEVASTFHSFYNACRVRGEEEELMKARLVLVNCTRTVIKNVLDLLSINAPERM, from the coding sequence ATGAAAAATATAAACTCGGAAATACGCCAGCAAATTAAGGATGCGGTCATCAATTCAATAAACAAATCAGTTGAGACAGGCGAACTTCCTTCACTGGAAATAACTGATATAACAATTGAAATACCAAGAGAAAAGGGCCACGGCGATTTTTCTACAAATGTGGCAATGCAAATAACCAAAACAGCTAAAAAGGCACCAAGGCAAATAGCTGATACAATAATAAAAAATATAATTACCGATGGCACATATATAAAGAAAGTTGACTGTGCAGGCCCTGGCTTTATCAACTTTACACTGGACAACAGTTACCTTTATGAAACCATCAGTATAATAGAGCAGGAAAAGGAAAATTACGGCCGTATTGATATAGGAAACGGTAAAAAAGTCATGGTTGAGTTTGTAAGTGCAAACCCAACAGGGCCACTCCATATGGGAAATGCCAGAGGAGGAGCACTTGGAGACTGTATAGCAAGCGTTTTAGACGCTGCAGGTTATAATGTTACAAGAGAATTTTTAATAAATGACGCCGGAAACCAGATAGAAAAATTCGGTACTTCCCTTGAAGCAAGGTATATTCAGCTAATAAAAGGTGAGGATGCCATAGAGTTTCCGGAGGACGGATATCATGGTGAAGACATCGCAGAACATATGAGGGATTTTATCGCAATACATGGTGACAAATACATTAATACCGATTCCGAAGAGAGAAAGAAAATATTCGTAGACTTTGCGCTCCCAAGAAATATAGCAAGGATAAAGGAAGGCTTGGAAAGCTACGGAATACACTTTGATGTGTGGTTTTCAGAACAGACACTTCACAAAAGCGGTGAGGTAGCAGAAACAATACAGCTCCTAAAGGACAGGGATTGTACCGTAGAAAAGGAGGGAGCTCTTTGGCTCAAAGGTTCAGTTATAGGCAGTGAAAAGGACGAGGTTCTGGTAAGAAATAACGGCATTCCAACTTATTTTGCAGCAGATATTGCATATCATAGAAACAAGTTTGAAAAGAGAGGGTTTGAGTGGGTAATAAATCTCTGGGGGGCTGACCACCATGGTCATGTAGCCAGGATGAAAGCGGCTATGGCTGCAATTGGAGTTGACCCGGACAGACTTGATGTAGTACTCTTCCAGTTGGTAAGACTTTATAGAAATGGTGAGATAGCAAGGATGTCCAAAAGAACGGGCAAGTCAATATCTCTAATGGACTTGGTTGAAGAGGTAGGAAGAGACGGAGTAAGATTTTTCTTTAACACAAAAGCTTCAGGCAGCCATTTGGATTTTGACCTTGATTTGGCTGTCAAGGAGTCCAACGAAAACCCTGTTTTCTATGTGCAGTATGCACATGCCAGAATTTGCAGTATGTTCAAGCTTCTTGAAAGTGAAGGCATCAGGCTTCCTGCTGCAAGTGAAATAAAAGCTGAGCTACTTGACAAACTGGAGGAACTTGAGCTTATCAGAAAGCTTTCAGAATATCCTGACGAAGTAAGGATATCAGCTGAAACCCTTGAACCAAGCAGACTTACAAGATATGTTCACGAGGTTGCTTCAACCTTCCATAGCTTCTACAATGCATGCAGAGTAAGAGGAGAGGAAGAAGAGCTTATGAAAGCAAGGCTTGTACTAGTTAATTGTACAAGAACCGTAATAAAGAATGTTCTTGATTTGCTTAGTATAAATGCTCCTGAGAGAATGTAA
- a CDS encoding M23 family metallopeptidase, protein MKKLIPDENNWKNKLSRFFSSKGLYVVLAVCIIVVAATAIILTTQNMHSDVGMDTSKIIPGEVANSSQNDASKAVSGKLDKTGAANQAAGAKNAQGAANETAKSTTTPPKTGAAKSASANANAVVKFSCRPVDGPVMKDFTRDINTFSESKTLGDIRAHDGIDFKVEKLTQVRAVASGTISKVEDNASGITVEITHSNNLKTRYAGLSKQNLEDISCGLKVKANDIIGRVGDPIQIECEDGPHLHFQVLKNGKSVDPSPYLSVPSTAKGQGK, encoded by the coding sequence ATGAAGAAACTTATTCCAGACGAAAATAATTGGAAAAACAAGCTGTCTAGGTTTTTTAGCAGTAAGGGACTTTATGTAGTTTTGGCAGTTTGTATAATAGTTGTGGCTGCAACTGCAATAATATTAACAACTCAAAACATGCACTCTGATGTCGGCATGGACACCAGTAAAATAATACCTGGTGAAGTAGCTAATTCCAGCCAGAACGATGCATCAAAAGCAGTATCAGGCAAATTGGACAAGACTGGAGCAGCAAATCAGGCTGCGGGTGCAAAAAATGCACAAGGGGCAGCAAATGAGACTGCAAAGTCGACAACAACACCACCTAAAACAGGTGCCGCTAAAAGTGCCTCTGCAAATGCGAATGCTGTAGTTAAATTCAGCTGCAGGCCGGTAGATGGCCCTGTTATGAAAGACTTTACCCGTGACATCAATACTTTCTCAGAGTCAAAAACACTGGGAGACATAAGAGCACATGACGGTATTGACTTCAAGGTGGAGAAGCTTACACAAGTAAGGGCGGTTGCATCCGGCACAATTTCAAAGGTAGAGGATAATGCCAGTGGCATAACTGTCGAGATAACCCATTCAAACAACTTGAAAACCAGATATGCAGGATTATCCAAGCAGAATTTGGAGGATATCAGTTGTGGGCTAAAGGTAAAGGCCAATGATATAATTGGCCGTGTAGGTGACCCTATTCAGATAGAATGTGAAGATGGACCACACCTTCATTTTCAAGTTTTGAAAAACGGTAAATCAGTTGACCCGTCGCCATATTTAAGTGTACCGTCAACTGCCAAGGGACAGGGTAAATAA
- a CDS encoding D-alanine--D-alanine ligase family protein, which produces MSKKRVAIIFGGQSSEHEVSRVSAQSVIENIDKEKYEVEIIGITKKGQWLKYNGPVEKIGSGEWEAVAHNKLLEGKSSENETASEITNVNSARQVIAGNTKKPIDVVFPVLHGCNGEDGTIQGLFELAGIPYVGCGVLGAAVGMDKAYSKIIFEKEGLPQGDYLVFNRKQVNNRLEEAVAQVESTLTYPCFVKPANAGSSVGVNKASDRESLEKALIIAAKNDRRILVEEFIDGREIECAVLGNDEPVASTVGEVVPCNEFYDYEAKYQVGDSSKVVIPAENLSTETVEKIREYAVRAFKCLDCAGLSRVDFFVHKDTGAIYINEINTLPGFTSISMYPKLWAASGIPYSQLIDKLIELALERFEDTRREYTNTLD; this is translated from the coding sequence ATGTCAAAGAAACGAGTAGCTATTATTTTTGGCGGGCAGTCATCTGAGCATGAAGTGTCAAGAGTATCAGCCCAGTCAGTAATAGAAAATATAGACAAGGAAAAATACGAAGTTGAGATTATAGGAATTACAAAGAAGGGACAGTGGCTTAAATACAACGGGCCTGTGGAAAAAATAGGAAGCGGAGAATGGGAAGCCGTTGCTCATAATAAGCTATTGGAAGGAAAGTCCTCTGAAAATGAGACAGCATCAGAAATAACCAATGTAAACTCTGCAAGACAGGTTATAGCCGGCAATACAAAAAAGCCCATTGATGTTGTATTCCCTGTACTGCATGGCTGTAACGGAGAAGATGGTACGATTCAGGGGCTTTTTGAGCTTGCAGGAATTCCTTACGTAGGCTGTGGCGTATTGGGTGCTGCTGTGGGAATGGATAAGGCATATTCAAAGATAATATTTGAAAAGGAAGGACTGCCGCAAGGTGACTATCTTGTTTTTAACAGAAAGCAGGTAAATAACCGGTTGGAGGAGGCTGTTGCTCAAGTAGAGTCAACACTTACATATCCTTGCTTTGTGAAACCGGCAAATGCCGGTTCGTCTGTTGGTGTGAACAAAGCTTCTGATAGAGAAAGTCTTGAAAAGGCTCTGATTATTGCAGCTAAAAATGACAGAAGAATTCTTGTAGAAGAATTTATTGATGGCAGGGAAATCGAGTGTGCCGTACTGGGTAATGACGAGCCTGTTGCTTCAACTGTGGGAGAGGTAGTACCTTGTAATGAATTCTATGATTATGAGGCAAAATATCAGGTAGGAGACAGCTCTAAAGTAGTGATTCCTGCGGAAAATCTGTCAACGGAAACAGTAGAGAAAATCAGAGAGTATGCCGTAAGAGCCTTCAAATGCCTTGATTGTGCCGGATTATCCAGAGTGGACTTCTTTGTTCATAAGGACACGGGAGCAATTTACATAAACGAAATTAATACCCTACCGGGTTTTACCAGTATAAGCATGTACCCCAAGCTTTGGGCTGCAAGCGGTATTCCTTATTCACAGCTCATTGACAAACTGATTGAGCTGGCATTAGAGAGATTTGAGGATACAAGAAGAGAGTATACAAATACACTGGACTAA
- the spoIID gene encoding stage II sporulation protein D — protein sequence MKKVISYILLMAIIVVLVPYSIIQMNGKDEGPVQVPDKVKPNKQDTSTVKPDTAITINVYIHTQKKTVKMYLEDYIKGVIAAEMPVEFNMEALKAQAVAARTYALGRATRLYRSYGVHDDADVCTDHTHCQAWISKEQAMKNWGLMSSFKYWNKITKAVNDTQGQVIEYNKVLINPLFHSNSGGHTENVEDVWGGKSEPYLKGVKSMGEDTFREYESTVELSEDEMLKTLKKNNPKIKINSGSLFENMKINGYSSGNRVLSMNIGNVKIKGIDFRKYFNLKSTNLKLKKLAGGKISITTYGYGHGVGMSQCGANYMAQKGSNYKEILKHYYQGVEITKLDLSKKN from the coding sequence ATGAAAAAAGTTATTAGCTACATATTATTGATGGCTATTATTGTTGTGCTTGTACCATATTCAATTATCCAGATGAACGGTAAAGACGAAGGTCCGGTACAGGTTCCCGACAAAGTAAAGCCAAATAAGCAAGATACAAGTACTGTAAAACCGGATACTGCAATCACCATAAATGTTTATATACACACTCAAAAAAAAACCGTGAAAATGTATTTGGAGGACTATATAAAGGGAGTTATAGCAGCTGAAATGCCTGTTGAGTTTAACATGGAGGCCTTAAAGGCACAGGCTGTTGCTGCCAGAACGTATGCACTCGGAAGAGCTACCAGGCTCTATAGATCCTATGGTGTACATGATGACGCAGACGTATGCACAGACCATACACATTGTCAGGCATGGATAAGTAAGGAGCAAGCAATGAAAAACTGGGGACTGATGTCTTCATTTAAATACTGGAATAAAATAACCAAGGCAGTTAATGACACTCAGGGTCAGGTTATAGAGTATAACAAAGTCCTTATAAATCCATTATTCCATTCTAACAGCGGTGGACACACTGAGAATGTGGAAGATGTCTGGGGAGGAAAAAGCGAGCCATACTTAAAGGGAGTAAAAAGCATGGGTGAGGACACGTTCAGAGAGTATGAAAGCACTGTGGAGCTGTCCGAAGATGAAATGCTAAAGACCTTGAAAAAGAATAATCCCAAGATTAAGATAAATAGCGGAAGTTTGTTTGAAAATATGAAAATAAACGGATATTCCTCAGGAAACAGAGTATTAAGTATGAATATTGGCAATGTAAAAATAAAAGGAATTGATTTTCGTAAATATTTTAATCTTAAATCTACAAACTTGAAATTAAAAAAACTTGCCGGAGGTAAAATATCTATTACAACCTATGGTTATGGTCACGGAGTGGGCATGAGCCAGTGCGGTGCAAATTATATGGCTCAAAAAGGAAGCAATTACAAGGAGATTTTAAAGCACTATTATCAAGGCGTTGAAATAACAAAACTGGATTTATCCAAGAAAAATTAA